In the Maribacter sp. MJ134 genome, one interval contains:
- the yiaK gene encoding 3-dehydro-L-gulonate 2-dehydrogenase codes for MTINITAKEMNEVLTTLFSKYGFSSEKAKLLAHVHTENTLHGVNSHGINRVPFFIEQLLRGLVRKDAEAEKEEGFGSIERWDGNLGSGVLNAIKCTKRAIGMAKENGMGLVALRNTNHWMRAGYYGWMAAEQNCIGMMFTNTEPNMPAWGGKESRLGNNPLVIAIPRKKGHIVLDMAMTQFSFGKINEYQLSGAQLPYDGGFDAHGNLTKNPEDILKTKSGLPIGYWKGSALSIVLDMLATLLSGGRSTYKLGLEEHEYGVSQIFMCIDPTTFHQSNIQEQLLEEIITYTKDITPTRPDGKTYYPGEKSLSNKIENEKNGMQVSEEIWNRVINLLNN; via the coding sequence TTGACTATCAACATTACAGCTAAAGAAATGAACGAAGTGCTGACAACACTGTTTAGCAAATACGGATTTTCTTCAGAAAAGGCCAAATTATTGGCGCATGTACATACCGAAAACACCTTGCATGGTGTAAATTCCCACGGCATTAACCGAGTACCCTTCTTTATTGAACAGCTGCTACGCGGTTTGGTCCGTAAAGATGCTGAGGCTGAAAAAGAGGAAGGTTTTGGTAGCATAGAACGGTGGGATGGCAATTTGGGTTCAGGTGTACTCAACGCGATAAAATGCACGAAACGAGCCATTGGTATGGCGAAAGAAAACGGAATGGGATTGGTGGCATTACGGAACACCAACCATTGGATGCGGGCAGGTTATTATGGTTGGATGGCCGCGGAACAAAATTGCATCGGTATGATGTTTACCAACACCGAGCCCAATATGCCGGCCTGGGGCGGGAAGGAGTCACGATTGGGAAACAATCCCTTGGTAATCGCAATTCCAAGAAAAAAAGGACACATTGTTTTGGATATGGCCATGACCCAATTCTCCTTTGGTAAAATTAACGAGTACCAACTTAGCGGAGCACAACTGCCCTATGATGGCGGATTTGATGCACATGGAAATCTTACCAAAAATCCGGAGGACATTTTAAAGACCAAAAGCGGACTCCCCATTGGTTATTGGAAAGGTTCTGCCCTGTCCATAGTCTTGGATATGCTTGCCACGCTACTATCCGGAGGGAGGTCTACCTATAAGTTGGGCTTGGAAGAACATGAGTACGGGGTATCTCAAATTTTTATGTGTATTGACCCTACAACATTTCACCAGTCTAACATTCAGGAACAATTGCTAGAAGAAATCATTACCTATACAAAGGATATTACACCAACCCGTCCAGATGGGAAAACGTATTATCCCGGAGAAAAATCCCTTTCCAATAAAATCGAAAATGAAAAAAACGGGATGCAGGTAAGCGAAGAAATTTGGAACAGGGTAATTAACCTTTTAAATAACTAA
- a CDS encoding alpha-L-rhamnosidase has translation MRCIGILLLAILGSCTEEKPGPNLSFEQLLCNQKETPKSIETENPVFSWIVDAEGFNKSQSAYHILVASSEEKLNENDADVWNSNKVQSTTSTFVPFAGTNLKAMQRYFWKVKIWDENNKASNWSTTQHFEMGLMNLDNWGNAKWITLTEDKRISPHRYREYKTGKMAKPIMVEGFAASYFRKEITVEKEVEKVQAYICGLGYYELYLNGEKVGDHVLDPAPSNYYKQAYYVTYDITEAIKEDKNAFGILLGNGFYGQNISWKNDPESEKDLAYGPPTVKLLVKTTYTDGTTSDFYTDNTWKENTGPIVFNNIYGGDTYDARHEINGWNTVGYIDDDWGTATETVPNITKVSAQQIPPIKKLKTLEPQKVFKGSDGEWIVDFGQNIAGWVKLNIQEKEGQLIEITNTEALLTDGSDIFPGSTGGGANGMPQIYKYIAKSSEPESWEPKFSYHGFRYAKIKGISKKPDANMIKAVLVATDIDNTGSFSSSDDILNQMHSISKWTIEDNLHGIPEDCPHREKCGWLGDAHAFAEYALYNYDMYDFYKKYMEDIRTQMRPTKGHNDPDIKFQVPTMIAPGKRTSTYAKIDWGVATMYLPWYNYLFYGDDAIIKEYYPEMKELTNFYLNFKGENGIMQDGMGDWCPPSWDRRLNPGAMETDPIISANAYFFDILGVMETFAKMNNDSTYEAQMKMEKEALKKAFNKAYLKQKDGTKYKWYLSQTATVQALQFGMVPEGEIENVVNGLVHDIVEVKGGHHATGIHGNRYIYTVLAKHGKADLAHAILTTPDFPSQAYQMNSGFTTWPERQFEWEKMEGPTNSLNHPMHSGFAAYFFETLGGVRPIAEQPGFKEFTVNPVFPSHLKNNDISISTPYGTISNEWTKNGTDFEMNLKVPFNTMARVFIDEKQKETLKINSEDWKTFAVGDATNNTIPLGSGTYTLSYKK, from the coding sequence TTGCGCTGCATTGGAATTCTACTATTAGCAATCCTCGGTTCATGTACTGAGGAAAAACCAGGGCCTAACCTATCTTTTGAGCAGCTCTTATGTAATCAGAAAGAAACTCCTAAATCCATTGAAACTGAGAATCCCGTTTTTTCGTGGATTGTTGACGCCGAAGGGTTCAATAAATCACAATCCGCCTATCATATTTTAGTGGCATCTTCTGAAGAAAAATTAAACGAGAACGATGCCGATGTTTGGAATTCCAACAAAGTACAAAGCACAACATCTACATTTGTACCCTTTGCCGGCACTAACCTTAAAGCCATGCAGCGTTATTTTTGGAAAGTGAAAATTTGGGATGAAAACAACAAGGCATCCAACTGGTCCACTACCCAGCATTTTGAAATGGGCTTAATGAATCTTGACAATTGGGGTAACGCTAAATGGATTACCCTAACAGAAGATAAAAGGATCTCGCCACACCGTTACAGGGAATACAAAACCGGTAAAATGGCAAAACCCATTATGGTAGAAGGTTTTGCGGCCAGTTATTTCAGAAAGGAAATAACCGTAGAAAAAGAAGTAGAAAAAGTACAGGCCTACATCTGTGGACTAGGATACTACGAACTCTATTTGAACGGGGAAAAAGTAGGCGACCACGTGCTGGACCCTGCACCATCCAATTATTACAAGCAGGCCTACTATGTCACCTATGACATAACAGAGGCTATTAAAGAGGATAAAAATGCCTTTGGTATTCTTTTGGGCAATGGTTTTTACGGACAGAATATCTCTTGGAAAAATGACCCTGAATCTGAAAAGGACTTGGCATACGGCCCACCTACCGTAAAGCTACTGGTAAAGACCACCTATACCGATGGTACAACTTCTGATTTTTATACGGATAACACATGGAAAGAAAATACCGGTCCCATCGTATTCAACAACATCTACGGTGGCGATACCTATGATGCCCGCCATGAAATAAATGGATGGAACACCGTGGGCTACATAGATGATGATTGGGGAACAGCTACGGAAACAGTACCAAACATTACCAAAGTGAGTGCACAGCAAATACCGCCCATTAAAAAACTAAAAACCTTGGAGCCGCAAAAAGTGTTTAAAGGTTCGGATGGAGAATGGATAGTTGATTTTGGACAGAACATCGCTGGTTGGGTCAAACTAAATATCCAAGAAAAAGAGGGACAGCTTATAGAGATTACAAATACAGAGGCCTTATTGACGGACGGTAGTGATATTTTTCCCGGGTCTACGGGAGGCGGTGCCAACGGTATGCCCCAAATATACAAGTACATCGCTAAAAGCTCAGAGCCGGAATCTTGGGAACCAAAATTCAGCTATCATGGTTTTAGGTACGCCAAGATAAAAGGCATTTCCAAAAAGCCGGATGCCAATATGATTAAAGCGGTGCTTGTTGCTACCGATATTGACAACACCGGAAGTTTTTCCTCCTCGGACGATATCCTGAACCAAATGCACAGCATTAGTAAATGGACCATAGAAGATAACCTTCATGGTATTCCGGAGGATTGCCCCCATCGCGAAAAATGTGGTTGGTTGGGTGATGCCCATGCCTTTGCCGAGTATGCATTGTACAACTACGACATGTACGATTTCTATAAAAAATACATGGAAGATATCCGTACCCAAATGCGGCCCACCAAAGGGCATAACGACCCGGATATCAAATTTCAGGTGCCTACCATGATTGCCCCCGGTAAGCGGACCTCTACCTATGCAAAAATAGATTGGGGCGTTGCCACCATGTACCTGCCTTGGTACAACTATTTGTTTTATGGAGATGATGCCATCATAAAGGAGTACTACCCGGAAATGAAAGAACTGACCAATTTTTATTTGAATTTTAAAGGTGAGAATGGGATTATGCAAGACGGCATGGGCGATTGGTGTCCGCCAAGTTGGGACCGAAGGTTAAATCCCGGTGCCATGGAAACTGACCCGATTATTTCCGCCAATGCCTATTTCTTTGATATTTTAGGTGTTATGGAAACTTTTGCAAAAATGAATAATGACAGCACCTACGAAGCTCAAATGAAAATGGAAAAAGAAGCTTTAAAAAAAGCCTTCAACAAAGCATATTTAAAGCAGAAAGATGGCACCAAATATAAATGGTACCTGAGTCAGACCGCAACGGTACAAGCCTTACAATTTGGTATGGTGCCAGAAGGGGAGATTGAGAATGTAGTCAATGGATTAGTGCACGATATTGTTGAAGTAAAAGGAGGGCATCATGCCACGGGGATACATGGAAATAGATATATCTACACCGTGTTGGCAAAGCACGGTAAAGCAGATTTGGCCCATGCTATATTAACAACGCCGGACTTCCCCAGTCAGGCCTACCAAATGAACTCCGGATTCACCACATGGCCAGAACGTCAATTTGAGTGGGAAAAGATGGAAGGACCCACAAATTCTTTAAACCACCCCATGCATAGTGGTTTTGCAGCATATTTTTTTGAGACCCTAGGCGGTGTGCGACCCATTGCGGAACAACCGGGTTTTAAAGAATTTACGGTAAACCCAGTATTTCCTAGTCATCTCAAGAATAATGACATCAGCATTAGCACGCCTTACGGCACCATTAGTAACGAATGGACAAAAAATGGCACCGATTTTGAAATGAACCTTAAAGTACCCTTTAATACAATGGCGCGAGTATTCATTGATGAAAAACAAAAAGAGACCTTGAAAATTAATAGCGAGGACTGGAAAACATTTGCTGTTGGTGATGCAACGAACAATACCATACCCCTAGGTTCGGGAACCTATACCTTAAGTTATAAAAAATGA
- a CDS encoding sugar phosphate isomerase/epimerase family protein, giving the protein MKNSRRDALRKLTMVPALAAAPTLFGASTGNSLKPVSTLQRVQYSVNAYSFNDEFKSGKMDFFDMMEFAADIGLHAVDLTSYYFSSYPNLPDKAEIFALKKRALELGLNISWTGVRNNFVTADVAAREKDRQMIKDWLAVSSQIGSTILRIFTGRNLPDGYTKDQVKAWLVEEYKLCARYGAEVGVFATLQNHNEFLFTADEVIAILERVDSEWFGLILDISGLRTTDDPYAEAEKLAPYAKYWFIKEHVYHDQVKRPTDMSKMATMIKKQGFQGYVSFESLSDGNPKEIIKNMLMDFRGEFENQ; this is encoded by the coding sequence GTGAAAAATAGTAGAAGAGACGCCCTTCGTAAATTAACAATGGTACCCGCCCTTGCTGCGGCTCCCACCTTGTTTGGGGCCTCAACCGGTAATAGTTTAAAACCTGTTTCAACGCTGCAACGTGTGCAATACAGCGTTAATGCCTACTCGTTCAATGATGAGTTTAAAAGCGGGAAGATGGATTTTTTCGATATGATGGAGTTTGCTGCGGATATTGGACTTCATGCGGTAGATTTAACTTCCTACTATTTTTCAAGCTACCCAAACCTACCCGACAAGGCGGAAATTTTTGCTTTAAAAAAACGGGCGTTGGAACTAGGTTTGAACATTTCATGGACCGGCGTTCGAAATAATTTTGTTACCGCAGATGTGGCAGCAAGAGAAAAGGACCGACAAATGATTAAAGATTGGTTGGCCGTTTCCTCACAGATAGGTTCCACCATTTTGCGAATTTTCACGGGCAGGAATCTTCCCGACGGCTACACGAAGGACCAAGTAAAAGCATGGTTGGTGGAAGAATACAAGTTATGTGCCCGGTATGGTGCAGAAGTTGGCGTTTTTGCCACGCTACAAAACCATAATGAGTTTTTGTTTACGGCAGATGAAGTTATCGCTATTCTTGAGCGGGTAGACTCCGAGTGGTTCGGGCTTATTTTGGATATATCCGGCCTACGCACTACAGATGACCCCTATGCCGAGGCGGAAAAACTGGCACCCTATGCCAAGTATTGGTTTATCAAAGAGCATGTATATCACGACCAAGTCAAAAGACCGACCGATATGTCAAAGATGGCGACCATGATAAAAAAACAGGGATTCCAAGGCTATGTATCCTTTGAGAGCTTATCCGACGGTAATCCAAAAGAAATCATCAAGAATATGTTGATGGATTTTAGGGGGGAGTTTGAAAATCAGTAA
- a CDS encoding glycoside hydrolase family 3 N-terminal domain-containing protein translates to MKQIKYPILFFLSLLTVGLTAQKKKMDYKDASLSIEERVEDLLPRLSLEEKVAQMRIFHANIGVKSDEKERLELSDRVIEKLKLGIAGIKNPGEHISPLAAAKLNNELQKYIIEHNRWGIPALFVTESYNGVDAEGCTKFGRPITSAASFNPELVNRIWDVVGNEARLRGMHMCHSPEADIVRDPRFGRMSEAFGEDTYLTTQMVVNAIKGVQGDYKGLGAGTHIGAVAKHFAGYGQVLGGSNFAAVEISPRTLIDEIYPPFEAAVKEARTLGIMASHGDLNGVASHGNPELLTGVLRDQWGFDGYVVSDSNDIARLYYFMKVAESPEAAALMGLVAGIDIDLYAEDSYAYLPEMVKKDPSIEKMIDRSVRRVLRTKMILGLFDNPYVDIKKVEKTVRSESSLALAQEADLESIILLKNEANTLPLKKEKQQIALLGPILNETTKAAFESVTGDQVTFVAAQGFELTDKNKGVPKLLPTSSEEINKLVDIAQASDAVVLFLGGDEFTSKEAFFNNALGDRATIDPVGAQDELVTKIKALGKPVIVILKHRRTLSINTISEQADAILDAWDLSELGDASLAKIIFGDVSPSGKSPVTIPRSIGQLPFHYSMKEINNKKGYLFLEDGPLYPFGHGLSYGTFEYKNLKLSDSTITPTSEITISVDVSNTGKVKAKEVVQFYLKDDIGSVTRPDKELKGFEKIELAPGESKTVSFTINPKMLEFTGLTMEKILETGDYTVMVGTSSKEGVTGKFRLEK, encoded by the coding sequence ATGAAACAAATAAAATATCCAATCCTATTTTTCCTTTCACTTCTAACCGTTGGCCTAACGGCACAAAAAAAGAAGATGGACTACAAAGACGCTTCACTTTCTATAGAAGAACGGGTTGAAGATTTGCTGCCCAGACTATCGCTAGAAGAAAAAGTGGCCCAAATGCGGATTTTCCATGCCAATATCGGGGTAAAATCCGACGAAAAAGAGAGATTGGAACTATCGGATAGAGTCATTGAGAAATTAAAGCTAGGCATTGCCGGTATCAAGAATCCCGGAGAGCATATTTCTCCCTTAGCAGCCGCCAAACTGAACAACGAACTACAGAAGTATATCATTGAACATAACCGTTGGGGCATACCTGCCCTATTTGTCACCGAATCATACAACGGAGTAGACGCTGAGGGCTGTACAAAATTCGGTAGACCTATTACCTCGGCCGCCTCTTTCAATCCCGAGTTAGTTAACCGTATTTGGGACGTGGTAGGTAATGAAGCACGATTAAGAGGAATGCATATGTGCCATTCGCCGGAGGCGGATATTGTGCGCGACCCCCGTTTTGGCCGTATGTCCGAAGCTTTTGGTGAAGACACTTACTTGACCACTCAAATGGTGGTAAACGCCATAAAAGGCGTGCAAGGCGATTATAAAGGCTTAGGAGCAGGAACCCATATCGGTGCCGTTGCAAAACACTTTGCAGGTTACGGACAAGTGTTGGGAGGTTCTAATTTTGCCGCAGTTGAAATATCACCCAGAACCTTGATAGACGAAATATACCCTCCTTTTGAGGCAGCGGTAAAAGAAGCTAGAACCTTAGGCATTATGGCCTCCCATGGCGATTTAAATGGTGTAGCCAGTCACGGAAACCCAGAATTATTGACCGGGGTTTTACGCGACCAATGGGGATTTGACGGCTACGTAGTCTCAGATTCCAATGACATTGCGCGTTTATACTATTTTATGAAGGTTGCGGAAAGTCCGGAAGCTGCAGCCCTGATGGGGCTTGTTGCTGGTATCGATATTGATTTGTATGCCGAGGATTCCTATGCCTACTTGCCGGAAATGGTCAAGAAAGACCCTTCCATAGAAAAAATGATAGACCGTTCCGTACGACGGGTATTACGGACAAAGATGATTCTAGGGCTTTTTGACAACCCCTATGTTGACATAAAAAAGGTAGAGAAAACGGTCCGTTCTGAATCCTCATTGGCATTAGCGCAAGAAGCCGATTTAGAATCCATTATCCTATTGAAAAATGAGGCAAATACACTACCCCTAAAAAAAGAGAAACAGCAAATTGCTCTATTAGGGCCTATCTTGAACGAAACCACCAAAGCCGCTTTTGAATCGGTAACAGGTGACCAAGTAACTTTTGTAGCAGCACAAGGTTTTGAATTGACGGACAAGAATAAAGGCGTACCGAAATTACTTCCAACCAGTTCTGAAGAGATAAATAAATTAGTTGATATTGCCCAAGCCTCGGACGCCGTTGTCCTATTTTTAGGCGGTGATGAGTTTACCTCGAAAGAGGCCTTTTTCAATAATGCCTTGGGCGACCGGGCTACTATTGACCCCGTTGGTGCCCAAGACGAACTGGTAACGAAAATTAAAGCTCTTGGAAAACCCGTCATCGTTATTTTAAAACACAGAAGAACCTTATCCATCAACACGATATCGGAACAAGCTGATGCCATTTTAGACGCATGGGATTTAAGCGAACTTGGCGACGCCTCATTGGCAAAAATCATTTTTGGAGATGTGTCCCCGTCCGGGAAATCCCCCGTAACTATTCCTAGGTCCATAGGGCAACTTCCCTTTCATTACAGCATGAAGGAAATCAATAACAAGAAAGGTTATTTATTTCTGGAAGATGGTCCTTTATATCCTTTTGGCCACGGATTGAGCTATGGAACATTTGAATATAAAAACCTTAAATTATCGGACAGTACCATCACCCCTACTTCCGAAATAACCATTAGCGTTGACGTTTCCAACACCGGAAAAGTAAAAGCCAAGGAAGTGGTTCAATTCTATTTGAAAGATGATATTGGCTCCGTAACCAGACCGGACAAAGAGCTAAAAGGCTTTGAAAAAATTGAATTGGCCCCAGGGGAATCCAAAACCGTTTCCTTCACCATCAACCCAAAAATGCTCGAATTTACTGGATTGACCATGGAGAAAATACTGGAAACAGGAGATTATACGGTTATGGTAGGTACTTCTTCCAAAGAAGGGGTAACGGGGAAATTCAGACTAGAAAAATAA
- a CDS encoding glycosyl hydrolase, which yields MKKLILGVLTVLTVILFSCEEKGENTRNLAQEFLNPPASAKPKTWFHAMSGNMTKEGLTKDLESMAEVGLGGLLLFNVTQGIPNGPIKYNSAEHHEMIDHAAKEAERLGLSFGVHNCDGWSASGGPWVLPEESMKMVVWSETVTEGGNISLNLKEPTKREGFYKDIAVIAYPALDSEIDDTTNTPVITASDTSLDTALISDGKIDAESTLNAKKDESLWVQFTYQKPKTLRSAKIIFNDRHSTAMLQISADGINFIDIRNLFKVRTGKGEWAINDHFEGVTSKYFRLKFNRTTTLKEVQLTANYFINNPLGRTAIARTEDKNLADIGSPDSTMLIDPWQIRNLSNQMDAKGVLKTELPSGNWTIMRFGYTSTGAFNNPASDEGRGLEVDKLSRPPFKKHYDAFIKKVVNNASPVAPNALQYIEIDSYEMGGQNWTDGFAKIFENEKDYDFIEMLPLVAGRFIGNPEISEAVLSDYRKVISDLMTKNYFEYFTELCNADGLKSYIEPYGFGPLNDLDIGGVTDIPMGEFWMNRPITQTESAVSSAHIYGKPVISAESFTSNPTINWKGHPAMAKTSGDLGWTYGINEFMFHRFAHQANPNVAPGMTMNRWGFHLDRTQTWWENAGKAWFDYIARGSHMLRQGVPVSDVLIYVGEGAPNSAYYRDDISPAIPKSINFDNVNTDVLLNRIAIEEKELVLPEGTSYKILLLQNSKTISLKTAKRILAIAKSGVPVYGELPEKLAGYKKTEEDLKAFDQVVSELKTLIKSVTEWKRVLTDQNISPDMRFLNQETTDYAHRKTATEDIYFFFNPDTLETKTFHAQFRVGHKIPELWNPMDGSITKQGQFITENGNTTTQIRLDAGASIFVVFREDADTVHSAKEHKEHLNLSLSKENILKATATENGSYSVPLTSGGSWDFSVTDIPASQDISTIWEVTFNQEQGYGGTVPFDSLVDWSAHPKDSINYYSGTASYSKTIVLNEEETKKGTKIQLDLGQVYIVGEVLVNGQPVAVSWMPPFRVDITDYVKSGENQIEILLTNQWSNRLIGDERYPANDGGYKLGPHRATDLTMPTWYTNNEPRPKGKRTTFTTAPFYKVNDVLMPSGLLGPVQLHFSKTITRK from the coding sequence ATGAAAAAGCTAATTTTAGGTGTTCTCACAGTGTTGACGGTGATACTTTTTTCCTGTGAGGAGAAAGGTGAAAATACCCGGAACCTTGCCCAAGAATTTCTAAATCCACCGGCTAGCGCCAAGCCCAAGACGTGGTTCCATGCCATGAGCGGCAACATGACCAAAGAAGGACTCACCAAAGATTTGGAATCCATGGCCGAGGTTGGCTTGGGTGGGTTATTATTATTCAACGTTACCCAAGGCATTCCCAATGGACCTATAAAATACAACTCGGCCGAGCATCATGAAATGATTGACCACGCAGCCAAAGAGGCAGAACGCCTTGGTCTTTCCTTTGGCGTACATAATTGTGATGGTTGGTCTGCTAGTGGTGGCCCCTGGGTGTTACCCGAAGAATCCATGAAAATGGTGGTTTGGAGCGAAACGGTTACAGAAGGAGGAAACATCAGTCTCAACTTAAAAGAACCTACAAAAAGAGAGGGGTTTTACAAGGATATTGCTGTAATCGCCTACCCCGCCTTAGATTCAGAAATAGACGACACTACAAATACCCCGGTAATTACAGCATCTGATACATCGTTGGATACAGCCCTTATTTCTGATGGAAAAATAGATGCCGAATCTACTCTAAACGCGAAGAAAGACGAATCCCTATGGGTACAGTTTACCTACCAAAAGCCCAAAACCTTACGGTCCGCCAAAATCATTTTCAACGACCGTCATAGTACGGCTATGCTGCAAATCAGTGCGGATGGCATCAATTTTATTGATATACGAAATCTTTTTAAGGTGAGGACGGGAAAAGGAGAATGGGCCATCAACGACCATTTTGAGGGTGTTACTTCAAAATATTTTCGCTTAAAGTTTAATCGTACCACCACCTTAAAAGAAGTACAGCTGACCGCAAATTATTTTATAAACAACCCTTTGGGCAGAACGGCAATCGCCAGAACCGAGGACAAGAATTTAGCTGATATAGGTTCTCCGGATAGCACGATGCTTATAGACCCTTGGCAAATAAGAAATCTTTCGAATCAGATGGATGCCAAAGGTGTCCTAAAAACGGAACTGCCAAGTGGCAACTGGACCATAATGCGCTTTGGTTATACCTCCACGGGTGCATTTAACAATCCCGCCTCTGACGAAGGTCGTGGCTTGGAAGTGGATAAATTAAGCAGGCCGCCTTTTAAGAAACATTACGATGCCTTTATTAAAAAGGTGGTGAACAATGCTAGTCCTGTAGCGCCTAATGCTTTGCAATATATTGAGATTGACAGTTATGAAATGGGAGGCCAAAACTGGACTGATGGTTTTGCCAAAATCTTTGAGAACGAAAAAGACTATGATTTTATTGAAATGCTTCCCTTAGTAGCGGGAAGATTTATTGGCAATCCTGAAATATCAGAGGCCGTACTATCCGATTACAGAAAGGTAATTTCCGACCTCATGACCAAAAACTATTTTGAGTATTTTACGGAGCTGTGCAATGCAGACGGACTTAAAAGTTACATAGAACCTTATGGTTTTGGGCCTTTAAACGATTTGGATATTGGCGGCGTAACCGATATTCCCATGGGGGAATTCTGGATGAACCGCCCTATCACCCAAACCGAATCTGCCGTGTCTTCTGCCCATATTTATGGCAAACCTGTTATATCTGCAGAATCCTTCACCTCTAACCCTACCATCAACTGGAAAGGTCATCCCGCCATGGCAAAAACTTCTGGAGACTTAGGGTGGACCTACGGCATCAACGAATTCATGTTCCACAGATTTGCGCACCAGGCCAATCCTAATGTTGCCCCAGGAATGACCATGAACCGTTGGGGTTTTCATTTGGACAGAACCCAAACCTGGTGGGAAAATGCCGGAAAAGCATGGTTTGACTACATTGCACGTGGCTCTCATATGCTCAGGCAAGGGGTTCCAGTATCGGATGTATTGATATACGTGGGAGAAGGAGCGCCAAATTCTGCCTATTACAGAGACGATATTTCCCCGGCCATACCAAAAAGCATCAATTTTGACAACGTAAATACCGATGTACTTTTAAATAGAATCGCCATTGAAGAAAAGGAATTGGTACTTCCCGAAGGCACATCGTATAAAATACTGCTGCTCCAAAATAGCAAAACGATTTCCCTGAAAACCGCAAAACGCATACTGGCCATTGCCAAAAGCGGGGTTCCTGTTTACGGAGAACTTCCTGAAAAATTAGCAGGCTATAAAAAAACGGAGGAAGACCTGAAAGCTTTTGACCAAGTAGTGTCCGAATTAAAAACTTTGATAAAATCGGTTACCGAGTGGAAAAGGGTTTTGACAGACCAGAACATTAGCCCAGATATGCGGTTTCTCAATCAAGAAACTACCGATTACGCACACCGAAAAACCGCTACGGAAGACATCTATTTCTTTTTTAATCCAGATACCTTAGAAACGAAAACATTCCATGCCCAGTTCCGAGTAGGCCATAAAATTCCGGAACTATGGAATCCAATGGACGGGAGCATCACCAAACAAGGTCAGTTTATAACAGAAAATGGCAACACTACTACGCAGATTCGGTTAGATGCAGGAGCATCTATTTTTGTGGTGTTTCGGGAGGATGCCGATACCGTTCATAGCGCAAAAGAACACAAGGAGCATCTCAACCTCAGCTTATCCAAGGAAAATATCCTTAAAGCAACTGCGACGGAAAACGGCAGTTATTCCGTTCCATTGACCTCTGGGGGAAGTTGGGATTTTTCGGTGACCGATATCCCGGCGTCCCAAGATATTTCTACCATTTGGGAAGTAACCTTCAACCAAGAGCAAGGGTATGGCGGTACTGTACCATTTGACTCCTTGGTAGATTGGAGCGCTCACCCTAAAGATTCCATCAACTATTACAGCGGAACCGCGAGCTATAGCAAAACGATTGTGCTGAATGAAGAAGAAACAAAAAAAGGCACCAAAATACAACTGGATTTGGGCCAGGTTTATATTGTAGGGGAAGTGCTTGTTAACGGTCAACCGGTTGCCGTTTCGTGGATGCCGCCTTTTAGAGTAGACATTACAGATTACGTAAAAAGTGGCGAGAATCAAATTGAAATTCTGCTCACCAACCAATGGAGTAATAGACTGATCGGTGATGAACGCTACCCCGCAAATGATGGAGGGTACAAATTAGGACCGCATCGCGCCACCGATTTGACCATGCCGACATGGTACACCAACAATGAACCAAGGCCTAAAGGAAAAAGAACCACCTTTACTACAGCTCCTTTTTATAAAGTAAACGATGTACTGATGCCATCTGGATTATTAGGCCCGGTGCAACTGCATTTTTCTAAAACTATAACCCGTAAATAA